The genomic window CAGGGCTAGAGCGCGCCACCGCAAATGGAATCTTTGTCGCTAATGTCGCCCCAAACAATGCGGGCTACAACAAAGTAGTTTCACTTATTGCCGAGCAAGAAGCATTTTTAAAGATTTTTCTTTCTCTTGCCTCACAGCAAAGCCTTGATTTTTATCACAACGCAATCAAACATCAAAGTTTTGCTGAAGTTGATAAAATGCGTAATATCCTCCACGAAAAGCGTCATAGCGGAGATTTTGGGATTGATGCGAAAGTATGGTTTGATACCATTACACAAAAAATCAATGTGCTTAAAGACATTGAGGATTTCATCGCATCTTATATTAACAAATCTATCAATGCGCATATTGATACCCTACAAAGTAGCTTTAGGCTACTCCTCACCATATATAGCCTTGTGCTTATTTTTACCATTATTGTTAGCATAGCAATGGTTAGGAGCATTCTTACTCGCCTTAATAATGTCAATCTCAAACTTGCCTATATCACACAAAACAAAGATTTGACAGGACAGGTAAAAATTCTTGCAAATGATGAAATTTCAAGAATGGCGCGCTCTGTAAATGCCTTTATCCGCTATATACACGATGTATTCTTGGAGGTAATGAAACTTATCAAAAACAATCTCTCCATCACACAAATGCTTGTTGAAACATCATCTCATCTTGATAGCAACACTAAAAATATTGCCAAAATTTCACAGGATAACACCGAGCTAGGCGAAAGGAGTGTGAATATCATTGAGCAAAACATCACCCTTTCAAATGCAACAAAAGAATCTTTAGAAGATGTGCTTAATACGATGCAGCAAACTCAAGCACTCATAAGCTCTATCAACGAAGAAATCACAAAAGACGCACAAAAAGAAGATGAAAATATGCAAAAGATTCTCTCTCTTGCTAATGAGGCAAAAAATATTCAAAGTGTACTTGTAACTATTACCGACATAGCAGACCAAACAAACCTCTTAGCACTTAATGCAGCTATTGAAGCAGCGAGAGCTGGGGAGCACGGACGAGGCTTTGCTGTGGTGGCTGATGAAGTGAGAAAACTAGCGGAGCGCACACAGCATTCCATTACCGAGACAGGTAGCATTATCCAATCTGTCTTGCAGTCTATTGATGAAGTATCAAGTGATATGGAAACCAGTGCCAAATCAATGAATAATCTTTCAAAGCAGGGTGAAGTGATGTATGGCAATATACAATCTCTTGCCACACTCGTGCAAGAAACAATGCAAAAATCATTGCAAAGCCTAGAGGGAGCACAAATGGCGAATGAAAATACATCAATGATTGTTGATAATGGTGTTAAAATCGCCGCTTGTGTAAGCCAAATCGTAGAAATCAATAATAATATGCAAAAAAGCTCACACGAACTCGCCAATCAAAGCAATGCGCTTGATGAAATGATAAGCACCTTTAAAACATAATCACGCTTTGCTAGAGAGCTTGTTTATTAGGTTGCATTTTACAATCAGGCGATTGGTTGCTTCTATTCCTATTTGGTGGTATGTTTATAATTGATTTAGTAAAGTATGATTAGCAGCATTACAATAAACAAATTATAGTCTTTGGTTTTTTAGAGACAGATAGAAGCATAAATGTAAATGGGGAAGAGTGGTAAATTTAATGTAAGTATAGGTATGTTTGGGAATATACAGGGCAGAGACTCAGGCGTCCATAAAGCCTTAGATTTATTCGCACAAACAGGAACAAAGCTTTATGCTCCATTAGATTGTGAAGAGTTTTTAAAATACTACAATACCGATAGAGCAAGAGGTTTAATTATGTTTAGATATTATTTTATACAATATTTTAAACCATATCAAAGACAAATAAAAATACTATACAACACCTTTTTTGCTTATTTTTTACTTGAGTTATTTGTTGGAGTTTTTGGAACTCTAGTGCTTATGGCATATTTTAAAAACGATACTGCCTTAGAAATTCAATTTATGCAAAACCTCCCTATGAGTGTGAAAATACTATTTATACATTCTTGTTGGTTTTATGTAGCAACTTGTATTTTAATCATTTTTAGCTTATTCTTTACTCCTAGTTTCGCAAGAGCAAAAAATCATAATGTGGGCAAGATTCTAATGGAAGTAAAATGGCAAAGGTGGAGATTTACAGGTTGGATTTATATATTTTTTCTTGCTGGATTTTTGATATTTATAGTATATGGCTTAGGTTTGAAACTCTACGCTTTTGGCTTAGTTGTGTCGTTGATATGCTGGAATAAGTCATTGGAGTATATATCTCAAAATTCTCTTAGTATCACAGAAAATGGTTTATTAGTTGGGCGAATCTTTAGTGATGTCTTTATTCCTTATGAACATTTCTACCTTTTAAGTGAGAAAGATATACAAGTTGCTTTGAATGCCAATGTGATATATTTTAGATATGGTGAGGGAAGCAATGATATATTAAGTTTTGAGTTGATTGTTAAAAATGGAAGCCAAGTAAAGGAATCTTTTATGAATTTTTACAATGAAAAAGTAAAAGAATATAAGCAATCTCACCAAGAGGATTCTACAAATGCAAACTAACAACACAAATACGAATAATAGCGAGGAGTAAGCAACTTGATTCAATATATAGACAATGGAGGCAAGAATATGGATACAAAGCAAGATATAAGATATGATGAGTTTGGAGAGGAGATTATGTATGAGCTGAAACATAATCCTAATTAGTGGGATTATCTCATACTTTGTTCTATGATTCTAAAGATAAATATAATCACATTCTTTCAGCAGAAGTTATAATGTGCGGTATTGATTGCAAATCATTGCTTAATAATATAACACTACCGACACAAGAAAACACAGAAATTCAAAGCGATTTAGTATCACAAGAAAAGATGGAAGGAGCACAACGATGGCAGTAGCGATGGGCATTGTCCTTTTTATAACGCTTATGCTTCCTATATCTACAATATTTTACACTGCTGCCACAATGCTTGTGCTGTGGCTACCCTATCAGCTGCGTTACTGCATTGATATATATTTTCTCTTAGGAATGCTTATAGGCTATATTGTGGTGGGTATTCTTGGCTCTACCTTCTTTTTCTTGTATATCAGAGATGTATCATTCATTCGTTTTTTGCTTATCATTGTGGGTATCTCAAGCCTTTTTATCGCTTTTCCCCACATTTGCTATGTGTTTTATAAATTTATCAAATCCCCAAAACAAGCGCAACATCAGCCCATTGCAACAGATGTGGCAATGCCTCATTCTATACCCCGTGAATCTTTTGCCTCATCTTGCGCTACGCCCTCCAACAAAGCCCCGCTTTTTAAAACAATCCCGCCCAAAATCGTGCTTGGTGCGTGCGTAAGCGGACTATGGGGGATAATAGTATTGGCGACTATGTTCTTTCTAGTGGGATTATTTAGATTCTAGTCTCTCAAACTGCGCAAGAAAGCGGTATAGATGCTATCTAGCTCCTCTCTTTCCTTGCGAAGTTTGTCGCTGCATTTTTGTTCGCCCTCTGCCTTATTAGAATCTTTACTCAAATCCGCTGCACAATCTAGCACAGATTCTAGAATCTGCATTCGCTTGAGGAGATATTCAAACGCCGCCTTGTCAATATCGGGCAGCTTGTTTATGGCATTTGCTTCTTTTGCCCTACCTTTGATTATCACACGCGCGGGGATTCCCACAGCAGTGCAATCTTGTGGCACATCTTTTATTACCACAGAATTTGCACCAATTTTGGCATTTGCGCCAATGCGGATATTTCCTAGAATCTTCGCCCCAGCACCAATGACAACGCCATCTTCTATGGTGGGGTGGCGTTTGACTTTTTCAAGGCTTGTGCCACCTAGCGTTACGCCTTGATAAATCATCACATCATTGCCTACTTCGGCAGTCTCGCCAATGACTACCCCTGTGGCGTGGTCAATAAAAACACGTCTGCCAATCGTAGCCGCAGGGTGAATATCCACATTTGTTATAAAGCCCGTAAGCCCCATAAGAATACGCGCTAAAACTTTGAATCCAACCTTATGAAGCCTGTGCGCAATACGATAATGCACGAGCGCAATCAGCCCGGGGTAGTTAAAAAATAATTCTATGCTCTTATTAATGGCGGGGTCTTTTTGTCTGATAATGCAAAAATCCTCCTTGATAGTCTGCCATAGTCCTATGGGTTGGGTGGCGTGAAAGGGTGTAGATTCTATATTATTTTCTATGTGATTTGGTGTGCGTGATTCTTCCACCCTTTAATCTCCCTTTGTCGTAATCGTGCGCAAATAACCATTCTCACTTAGCATTACATAAAGTCGCCCAAGCATTTCTTTCTTGCCCTCGCTATCGAGGTTTTGATTATCCTCGATATGCTGCTTTAGCCTACGCTCTATGTCTTTAGTATCATAATCCAAATCATCAAGCACATCTAAAATCGTTTGAGCTTCAATGAGGCGAGTAAGCTCATAGCCCTTATTTAAATCATCATCAAATTCCACGCTAAATTCTGTGGGGTGCGTGAAGAGATTATGCCGCATTCCAAGCACCTCCTGATACGCACCCACAAGGAAAAATCCCAAAAAATATTCCTCTTTTGTAACATCTACATCGTGCAAAAAAAGCGGCTGTGTCGCATTAAAAGCAATCTCACCATCAGAATCACAAGTAATATCCCATAAACTCGCGCTTCGATTCGGTCGGCGATTGAGCCTATCAAGGGGCATAACAGGAAAGTTTTGCGCCAACCCCCAATAATCAGGCAAACTTTGGAAAAAGCTACAATTCAATAAGTAACGCTCCTGCACCTGCTCTTGAATCTGTAAAATCTCATTAAAATTCTTATGTTTTAAAAGCTTAATAACTTTTTTGATGATGAGATGCACGAGCACTTCGGTATTTGAGCGGTCTTGCAAATCAATATAGCCCAAATCAAAAAGCGTAAGCAAAGATTCCATATGGTCAAGACTATCGTGGAGATATTCAATCGCATTTTTCTCCACCACGCTATTATAGAGATCAAAAAGCTCTTCAATAAGCGGAGGATTGCTCTTTTTAAGCTTGAGGGCTTTTTCGTCATATTCTTGTGAAAAAAGCTCCAAAACAGGCGCGATAAGCACTGCGTGGCTTGCGGCGATAAATCGCCCAGATTCTATAAAAATATCAGGCTCTGGCTCTTTTTTGTTTTTAGCAATCTCGCGCAAAGAAAACACAACATCGCCGCTAAATTCATTCAAAGTGTAGTTGCGATTATTCGCGCCCTCGTGTTGCGTGTATTCCACAGCGAGCCCTCCACCGATATTGACGCATTTTAGATTTTTTGCTCCCTTTTTGCGTAGCTCCGCATAGATATTTCCCGCCTCCCTAATAGCGCGCTTCAGCGGTGAAATATCGCTAATTTGGCTACCGATATGGAAGTGAATCATTGTAAATTTATGCAGGAGCTGCTCTTTTTCAAGCATATTTATCGCCTCTAAAAGCTCGGTGCTTGTAAGTCCAAACTTTGAGTTTATGCCCCCGCTTTTTGCCCAAATCCCCATTCCTGTGCTATGGAGGCGGATTCTAAGTCCAATATTAGGATAAGGCTCACCTAGCTCACGCGCCACCTCGATAATCGTCCCTAGCTCGTTTAAGCCCTCGATTGTAAGCGTAATATCGTGTCCCATATTCGCTGCACTAAAGCCTAGAGAAATCATCTCCTTATCTTTGAATCCATTAACCGTTATGGGCGCATCTTTATTCGTATAAGCCATAGCGAGGATAAGCTCGGATTTACTCCCCGCCTCTAGCCCATAGCATTTATCCTTGCTCTGCTCTACAAGTGGGAGGACGAAATTTGGCATTTGATTGACTTTGAGGGGAAAAACAGCCTTAAATCTACCCTTGTAAGAATACTCTTTAATCGCGTCTTCAAAAGAAGCAAACACCTTATCAACTTGCTTTTTTATTAAATGCGGAAATCGAAGCAACAATGGTCCTTTGTAGCCTTTCTCACGCGCCTCCTGCACAATGTCAATCAACGCCGGTTTATGCCTATAATTTACCTTAACCTTGCCATTATCGATAGTAAAGTC from Helicobacter typhlonius includes these protein-coding regions:
- a CDS encoding methyl-accepting chemotaxis protein — its product is MLSLIRALGIKKQILISLGIPLIALICFLFLQLSQTFASMSQSQILEKQILISEQISKLVHEMQKERGLSAGFVASKGTKFANEIKEQRILTDKEYKTLRDMVAENNDVDSRFLSALQQGLELVEKISQTRQKADTSMNTQENVGGQVVGYYTTTIAFLLDSVLESTKIINDAQLAKSMVAYTSFLYAKERAGLERATANGIFVANVAPNNAGYNKVVSLIAEQEAFLKIFLSLASQQSLDFYHNAIKHQSFAEVDKMRNILHEKRHSGDFGIDAKVWFDTITQKINVLKDIEDFIASYINKSINAHIDTLQSSFRLLLTIYSLVLIFTIIVSIAMVRSILTRLNNVNLKLAYITQNKDLTGQVKILANDEISRMARSVNAFIRYIHDVFLEVMKLIKNNLSITQMLVETSSHLDSNTKNIAKISQDNTELGERSVNIIEQNITLSNATKESLEDVLNTMQQTQALISSINEEITKDAQKEDENMQKILSLANEAKNIQSVLVTITDIADQTNLLALNAAIEAARAGEHGRGFAVVADEVRKLAERTQHSITETGSIIQSVLQSIDEVSSDMETSAKSMNNLSKQGEVMYGNIQSLATLVQETMQKSLQSLEGAQMANENTSMIVDNGVKIAACVSQIVEINNNMQKSSHELANQSNALDEMISTFKT
- the cysE gene encoding serine O-acetyltransferase, whose product is MGLWQTIKEDFCIIRQKDPAINKSIELFFNYPGLIALVHYRIAHRLHKVGFKVLARILMGLTGFITNVDIHPAATIGRRVFIDHATGVVIGETAEVGNDVMIYQGVTLGGTSLEKVKRHPTIEDGVVIGAGAKILGNIRIGANAKIGANSVVIKDVPQDCTAVGIPARVIIKGRAKEANAINKLPDIDKAAFEYLLKRMQILESVLDCAADLSKDSNKAEGEQKCSDKLRKEREELDSIYTAFLRSLRD
- the speA gene encoding biosynthetic arginine decarboxylase, giving the protein MVDYGINFWSNNDFTIDNGKVKVNYRHKPALIDIVQEAREKGYKGPLLLRFPHLIKKQVDKVFASFEDAIKEYSYKGRFKAVFPLKVNQMPNFVLPLVEQSKDKCYGLEAGSKSELILAMAYTNKDAPITVNGFKDKEMISLGFSAANMGHDITLTIEGLNELGTIIEVARELGEPYPNIGLRIRLHSTGMGIWAKSGGINSKFGLTSTELLEAINMLEKEQLLHKFTMIHFHIGSQISDISPLKRAIREAGNIYAELRKKGAKNLKCVNIGGGLAVEYTQHEGANNRNYTLNEFSGDVVFSLREIAKNKKEPEPDIFIESGRFIAASHAVLIAPVLELFSQEYDEKALKLKKSNPPLIEELFDLYNSVVEKNAIEYLHDSLDHMESLLTLFDLGYIDLQDRSNTEVLVHLIIKKVIKLLKHKNFNEILQIQEQVQERYLLNCSFFQSLPDYWGLAQNFPVMPLDRLNRRPNRSASLWDITCDSDGEIAFNATQPLFLHDVDVTKEEYFLGFFLVGAYQEVLGMRHNLFTHPTEFSVEFDDDLNKGYELTRLIEAQTILDVLDDLDYDTKDIERRLKQHIEDNQNLDSEGKKEMLGRLYVMLSENGYLRTITTKGD